The DNA segment CCGTGTCCGATGAGAAGATCCTGGCCGGTGTGAAGAAGGTGTTCTCCTTCAAGCCCGCCGACATCGTGAAGCAGCTCAAGCTGCTCCGCCCGATCTACTCGAAGTCCACCAACTACGGCCACTTCGGCAAGGACGACGCCGACCTCACCTGGGAGAAGACCGACAAGGTCGCCGCTCTCAAGAAGGCGGTCGGGTGAAGAGGTTTGCGAGGTTCGGGCCTCCGGTTTTCTGCCGGGACCCGGACCCCATCCATGTCTTTCTGAAAACTGAACACTGAAAACTGATAACTTTAATATGAGCTTCACCGACTACAAGGTCGCCGACATCTCCCTCGCCGCCTTCGGCCGCAAGGAAATCGAAATCGCCGAGCACGAAATGCCGGGCCTGATGGCCACCCGCGCCAAGTACGGCCCTGAGAAGCCGCTGCAAGGCGTGCGCGTCATGGGCTCCCTCCACATGACCATCCAGACCGCCGTCCTCATCGAGACGCTGGTGGAGTTGGGTGCCGACGTGCGCTGGGTTTCCTGCAACATCTTCTCCACCCAGGACCACGCCGCCGCGGCCATCGCCGCTGCCGAGATCCCGGTCTACGCCTGGAAGGGCGAGACCCTGGAGGAATACTGGTGGTGCACTTGGGAAGCCCTCCAGTTCCCGGGCGGACTCGGACCGCAGCTCATCGTCGATGACGGTGGCGACGCGACCCTCCTCATCCACAAGGGCTACGAGCTGGAGAACGGCTCCGACTGGGTCAACACCCCGTCCGGCTCCCATGAGGAATCCGTCATCAAGGACCTGCTCAAGAAGATCCACGCCGAGCAACCGGGCATCTTCGCGACGATCGTGAAGGATTGGAAGGGTGTCTCCGAAGAGACCACCACCGGCGTCCACCGCCTCTATCAGATGGCGAAGGCGGGCACCCTGCTCGTTCCTGCCATCAACGTGAACGACTCCGTCACCAAGTCCAAGTTCGACAACCTCTACGGTTGCCGTGAGTCCCTCGTGGACGGCATCAAGCGTGCCACCGACGTGATGATCTCCGGCAAGGTCGGCGTGGTCTGCGGCTACGGCGACGTCGGCAAGGGCTGCGCCCAGGCCCTCCGCGGCCAGGGTGCCCAGGTCGTCGTGACCGAAGTGGACCCGATCTGCGCCCTGCAGGCTGCCATGGAAGGCTTCCGCGTCCTGACCGTCGAGGACACCCTCGGCTGGGGCGACATCTACGTCACCACCACCGGCAACTTCGACATCATCCGCCTGGAGCACATGGAGAAGATGAAGGACCAGGCCATCGTCTGTAACATCGGCCACTTCGACAACGAGATCCAGATCGACAAGCTCAACGCTGCTCCTGGCGTGGTCCGCAACAACATCAAGCCGCAGGTGGACAAGTACACCTTCCCGACGGGCAACAGCATCTACATGCTGGCCGAAGGCCGCTTGGTGAACCTCGGCTGCGCCACCGGCCACCCGAGCTTCGTGATGTCCAACAGCTTCACCAACCAGACGCTCGCCCAGATCGACCTCTGGAAGAACAAGGACAGCTACAAGGCCGGCGAGGTGAAGGTGCTTTCCAAGCACCTCGACGAGGAAGTCGCCCGTCTCCACCTGGAGAAGGTCGGCGCCAAGCTGACCAAGCTGACCCAGGCCCAGGCCGACTACATCAGCGTGCCGGTGGAAGGCCCCTACAAGGCGGACCACTACCGCTATTGAGAGCTGTCATGCTTTGACAAAACCGGCCGGGATGCATGTCCCGGCCGGTTTTTCCGTTGGTGGGGAGGAGGATGAGAGAAGGGCGGCGTCCGGTGGGTAGATAACCGCGATGAGGATGATGTTTCTGCTAGGTTTGGTCATGGCGGCGGGTTTGCTCACGTGCCCGGCAAAGGTTCCGGTGATCTTCGACACCGACATGGGGCCGGACTATGACGACGTGGGCGCGTTGGCGGTTCTGAACCGTCTGGCGGACCTCGGGGAGGCGGAGATCCTCGCCGCCGGAGCATCCAACCACCTGCCGAACGCGGTGAGGCTCATCGGTCTCATCAACCGTTCTTACAAGCGCGAGGGCATCCCCATCGGCGCGTTGAAGGGAAAGGGACCGGGGATCGATACCTGGCACAAGGGTGAGAAGTGGACCGAGGTGCTGCCGCAGCGTTACCCGATCGATCTGCCGCTGTCCGCGGAGGCGCCGGATGCGGTGGCGATCTATCGCAAGGCGCTCGCTGCGGCGGAGGACGGGTCCGTCGTGATGGTCAGCGTCGGATTTTTCCCGAACCTCCGGAACCTGCTGCGTTCACCGGCGGATGCCGCAAGCCCGCTGGACGGAAAGGAGCTGGTTAGGAAGAAGGTGAAGCGTCTCGTCTCGATGGCCGGGAAATTTCCCTCCGGAAAGGAGACGAACATCATCGTCGATCCGGAGAGCGCGCGTGAGGTTTTCGAGGACTGGCCGGTGGAGATCCTGATCGCCGGATATGAGGTGGGCCGCCACGTGAGGACGGGAGACCGGATGATCCGCATGGAGATCAAGGGGAACCCGGTCGTGGATGCCTATGCGATGTCCATCCCCCAGGACAAGGAGGAGATGGGAAAGACCAGCCGCTACGAGGTGGGTGGGAGGGCGAGCTATGACCAGACGGCGGTGCTGGCCGCGGTCCGCCCGGGTGACAGGTATTTTTCCACGGAACGGGGGAACCTGAAGGTGGACCCGGATGGCACCAACCATTGGGAGGTTTCAGCGGAAGGGCGCCACACCCGTCTGGTGGAGAAGATGCCCGCCGTGGAGCTGGCAGCGGAGATCGAGGATCTGATGATGCCGGTCGTGGAGTGACGCCGTTCAATCCGTGGACTGCGGGGCAGTGCGCTGGAGGGTCAGCAGGACGCTGTCGATGAGATCGAGCGCGGAAGTGAAGGAATCATCGACGTAATACAGCCCCCACTTTTCCTTTCCGTCCTTATCGTCTTCCTCACGCTTGGGATAGCCGCGCAGTTCGAGCAGTTGGAAGGTGCGGGGGAGGCTGTTGTCGATCTCGACGGAATAGACCAGCGACGCCTGGTCGTCTCCGGGTTGGTTGACCTCCAGCACCAGGCTGTAGGGCGTGGAGTCCTTCGTTGAGTTGGGCAGGATGTAGTCGGCGGGATCGAACGATCCGTTCGGAGTGGGGGAGGAGACGGCATCGACCTCGCCCAGCTCCTCCGCCTCGCGCCGGGCCTTTTCCCACCCCGCATGTTTGAAGGACCAATAAGGTGTCTCTTCCTTGGAGACGGGAGCGAGCAGCGTCTTGATGTGATAGCCGCCCTGGTTTTCCAGCCAGATGGCCACTTGCGGCGGGCTGTCCGCCTTGTAGGTGGGACCCGGTTTCACATTGAGCCGCATCTTGTAGGCGGGTGACGGGCTGTAGTCGAAGGCCATCCCTTCGGCGTCCATTTCGAACCGCTCCATGGCGGGACCGAGGTTCCCGCTCAGGCCCAGCACCGCCCTGACGGGGGCCGGCTGCCACCAGAAAAGAACGGTGAGGATGGAGGTGACGGCGAGGGTTCCCCACAGGGCCTTGCTCCGCAGGTAACTGCCGAGCGGGCGGCTGTTGTTCGCGATGTGGAGGACGATCAGACCGATGAAGACGAAGCCCATCAGCGAATGCAGGCCGATGATGCCGATGGAGAACGGCTGGATGAAGGCGACGATCCCCGTCACCGCGAGGACCAGGAAGGTCAGTGCGGTGAGCAGGGATACCGTCCGGCGCGGGAGCGTGCCGAGCTTCGGTTGCTGCCTCTTAGACATCCCCCGGGATAATGGCGCCGTGGGTGCGGAGCAAGTCGTGGATCTCCTTGAGCGGAACCTCCATCGGAGTGGTCCCCTTTTTCGCGGCCAGCGCGGCGGTGGCACCGGCGGCCTGCGCCATGCCCATGCAGGAAGCCTGCACCCGCAGACCGGAGTTCGCGAGGCGGTCGCTGCTCACGCAACGTCCGGCGACCATGATGTTGCGGCTGCCCTTGGGAATCAGGGCGCGCAGCGGGACGGTGGGCACCGTGCCAGGCTTCAGTGGTTCCGGCTTCACGCCGTTCTTGGTGTGCAGATCGACCGGATAGAAGGCGTTGCTGACGGCGTCGTCGAACTTCCTGCCGGAGCGGTAGTCATTCACGGTGATGACTGTTTCGCCCTCGATGCGGTAGCTTTCGCGGAAGCCGGTCTCGGACTGCATGTGCATCAGCCGCTTGCCGGTATCCTTCCGCACCTTGGCGAGGATGGACTTGCGTCCGGTGAGGTTCGCTTCCGTCACGGTGCGGGAGTTGGTGGAGTCCGCGCCGTGGACGTAGAGCTGGTGGGTCTGCTTCCGGCCCGGCTCATTGGGTGCGCCCAGCATGAACAGATAGGATCCCGGCTGGCGCTCCTCCTCGCGCTGGCGGGGAAATCCGGCCAGTCCCACCACCTCGGCTCCGCCGGTGCAGTCCACGATCTGTTTGCACGTCACTTTCCGCCGGGTGCCGAATCCCGCACAGGCCACCTCCCAGCCACCGTCCGTCTTGGTCACCGTCTGTGGGGATTCGTAGTAGGCGATCTTCACGCCCGCCTGTTCGCACTTCTCCTCCGCGAGGATGGCGTAGAGGAACTGGTTGATCTGGATCTGGTTCTGCCAGTGGCGCTGCGGCACCTTGGCGAAATCCGGGAAGGTGCCCTGGTCGAGTTCCACGCTTTCCTTCACCAGTTCCCAGCCGATACCCGCGATGATCTGCTTGCCCCAGGCATCGAACAGTCCGGGAAAGGCGACGCCGCCGGTGGTCATGGTCCCGCCTAGCTGGCTGTGACGCTCCACCAGCAGGACGCTGGCACCCGCGCGTGCTGCCTGGATGGCGGCGATGACTCCGCCCGTGCCGCCGCCGACGACCAGCACGTCGACATCATCGGTCACATCGGCCGCGGCGGCATTGGCGACCTCCGCGGCGCGGACCTCGGTGGTGGAGGCGATGGCGAAACCAAGGCCGGTGGCGCCAAGAAGGGTGTTCTGGATGAACGCTCTGCGATTGTTTTTCATAAATGGGTTCAATGGGTGGATGGGATGTTTCCGGGAATACGGACGAGGCTTTCCTGAGGTGTCATCACTTTCAGTTCACGGAGTCCGGGGAAATGCCGCAGCTGTTCGGATGAATCCGGGCCGAGCACGCAGGCCGCGGTGGAAAGGGCATCGCTGAGCTTCGCCTCGTCCGCGATCACCATGGCGGCGACGCGCTGCTTCAGGCCCAGGCCGGTAGGGGGAGACAGGATGTGGGAATAACGGATGCCGTCGATCTCCACCGATTGGTAAAGATCTCCGGAGGTGGAGACGGCGG comes from the Luteolibacter sp. SL250 genome and includes:
- the ahcY gene encoding adenosylhomocysteinase, with the translated sequence MSFTDYKVADISLAAFGRKEIEIAEHEMPGLMATRAKYGPEKPLQGVRVMGSLHMTIQTAVLIETLVELGADVRWVSCNIFSTQDHAAAAIAAAEIPVYAWKGETLEEYWWCTWEALQFPGGLGPQLIVDDGGDATLLIHKGYELENGSDWVNTPSGSHEESVIKDLLKKIHAEQPGIFATIVKDWKGVSEETTTGVHRLYQMAKAGTLLVPAINVNDSVTKSKFDNLYGCRESLVDGIKRATDVMISGKVGVVCGYGDVGKGCAQALRGQGAQVVVTEVDPICALQAAMEGFRVLTVEDTLGWGDIYVTTTGNFDIIRLEHMEKMKDQAIVCNIGHFDNEIQIDKLNAAPGVVRNNIKPQVDKYTFPTGNSIYMLAEGRLVNLGCATGHPSFVMSNSFTNQTLAQIDLWKNKDSYKAGEVKVLSKHLDEEVARLHLEKVGAKLTKLTQAQADYISVPVEGPYKADHYRY
- a CDS encoding nucleoside hydrolase, producing MMFLLGLVMAAGLLTCPAKVPVIFDTDMGPDYDDVGALAVLNRLADLGEAEILAAGASNHLPNAVRLIGLINRSYKREGIPIGALKGKGPGIDTWHKGEKWTEVLPQRYPIDLPLSAEAPDAVAIYRKALAAAEDGSVVMVSVGFFPNLRNLLRSPADAASPLDGKELVRKKVKRLVSMAGKFPSGKETNIIVDPESAREVFEDWPVEILIAGYEVGRHVRTGDRMIRMEIKGNPVVDAYAMSIPQDKEEMGKTSRYEVGGRASYDQTAVLAAVRPGDRYFSTERGNLKVDPDGTNHWEVSAEGRHTRLVEKMPAVELAAEIEDLMMPVVE
- a CDS encoding FAD-dependent oxidoreductase, with amino-acid sequence MKNNRRAFIQNTLLGATGLGFAIASTTEVRAAEVANAAAADVTDDVDVLVVGGGTGGVIAAIQAARAGASVLLVERHSQLGGTMTTGGVAFPGLFDAWGKQIIAGIGWELVKESVELDQGTFPDFAKVPQRHWQNQIQINQFLYAILAEEKCEQAGVKIAYYESPQTVTKTDGGWEVACAGFGTRRKVTCKQIVDCTGGAEVVGLAGFPRQREEERQPGSYLFMLGAPNEPGRKQTHQLYVHGADSTNSRTVTEANLTGRKSILAKVRKDTGKRLMHMQSETGFRESYRIEGETVITVNDYRSGRKFDDAVSNAFYPVDLHTKNGVKPEPLKPGTVPTVPLRALIPKGSRNIMVAGRCVSSDRLANSGLRVQASCMGMAQAAGATAALAAKKGTTPMEVPLKEIHDLLRTHGAIIPGDV